A single region of the Deinococcota bacterium genome encodes:
- a CDS encoding M20/M25/M40 family metallo-hydrolase yields VPMTHRRDALAGAAAFVLEVERSAQGVPEMVATVGELQVAPGALNVIPDRAVLSLDLRHADDAIRERAFAELEETAKRIAAQRKLELRWTPLGAQPATRMDPRLSELLEAALGGGALRLVSGAGHDAMIMARQVPSALLFVRSPGGVSHHPDETVSLEDVTEALEVVSRFLTLLESQPETHAAP; encoded by the coding sequence GGTGCCGATGACGCACCGCCGCGACGCCCTGGCCGGGGCGGCGGCGTTCGTGCTCGAGGTCGAACGCTCTGCCCAAGGGGTGCCTGAGATGGTCGCCACGGTAGGGGAACTGCAGGTCGCACCCGGCGCCCTTAACGTCATTCCCGACCGGGCCGTACTCAGCCTCGACCTCCGGCACGCTGACGACGCCATCAGGGAACGTGCCTTCGCCGAGTTGGAGGAAACGGCGAAGCGCATCGCCGCGCAGCGCAAACTCGAGCTCCGCTGGACGCCGCTCGGCGCTCAGCCCGCCACCAGGATGGACCCGCGTCTGAGCGAGCTGCTCGAGGCGGCGCTGGGAGGGGGCGCCCTCAGGCTCGTCAGCGGCGCCGGCCACGACGCCATGATCATGGCCCGGCAGGTGCCCAGCGCTCTCCTCTTCGTGCGCTCGCCGGGCGGCGTCAGCCACCACCCCGACGAGACGGTGAGCCTGGAGGACGTGACCGAGGCGCTCGAGGTCGTGAGCCGCTTTCTGACGCTGCTCGAAAGCCAGCCGGAGACGCATGCCGCGCCATGA